A window of the Euwallacea similis isolate ESF13 chromosome 20, ESF131.1, whole genome shotgun sequence genome harbors these coding sequences:
- the PAN3 gene encoding PAN2-PAN3 deadenylation complex subunit pan3, protein MDWMTPVAARPHSTLSQLGRTNHVTEFIPRLNNSPNTSASSNFSNSSFSTPVAFHPLTKKFEDSELASTDSVVQSPSHSTSPIGHDKLNTSNGPLVVPAYQENVGGTTYFYQFSATTPEHNGVEPSPEPITSTPNTSTPTDYMSLQNKADPSFFIAEELKNDILSRNMLTLLQPDPAQYPDLPQEVDSYHELFPLEPISNQVLHKAHLGYQASMYKATHIKTGLHYCLRRIHGFRLQNTKCLSVVDMWKKLNHSNIVQLKEVFTTKAFGDNSLVFVYSYHPGSETLLNKHFSIDQPGYMDPFINDKSTPMPYSYQKNNLLRHQQNNKLPEPLIWNYIIQLTSALRLIHSNVLACRSLDPTKIVLTSKNRLRLSCLAVMDVVLHDSNSALNHLALVHHYQQEDLTALGKLVLALACKSTVAVQRENISTALDIVNRTYTIDLRNLIMYLLANQRRSVTDLMPMIGARFYTQLDNVHNQVEILEGELTKEVQNGRLFRLMSKLATINERPEFNMASTWAETGDRYMLKLFRDYVFHQVTEEGQPWIDMAHIVQCLNKLDVGVPEKICLMSRDEQSILVVSYAELKHCLEQSFQELSSSAALHHDLATGDEKE, encoded by the exons AGCTGGGAAGAACAA ATCATGTCACCGAGTTTATCCCCCGATTGAACAACTCCCCTAACACCTCAGCTTCATCGAACTTTTCGAATAGTTCTTTCTCCACCCCAGTGGCATTCCACCCATTGACaaagaaatttgaagattCTGAACTTGCTTCCACTG ATTCAGTGGTTCAATCACCTTCCCACTCCACTTCCCCTATTGGCCATGACAAACTCAATACCTCAAATGGGCCTTTAGTTGTGCCTGCATATCAGGAAAATGTTGGTGGGACGACgtatttttaccaattttctgCTACTACACCGGAGCATAATGGGG TTGAACCCTCGCCTGAGCCAATCACATCGACTCCCAATACTTCCACTCCGACAGACTACATGTCACTCCAAAACAAAGCAGACCCCTCATTTTTTATTGCGGAGGAGCTGAAGAATGACATTTTGAGCAGGAATATGTTGACACTGTTGCAGCCTGACCCTGCACAGTATCCAGACCTTCCACAAGAAGTGGACAGCTATCACGAGTTGTTTCCACTGGAGCCTATTTCTAATCAA GTGTTGCACAAAGCCCACCTGGGCTATCAAGCGTCCATGTACAAAGCGACCCACATCAAAACGGGGCTTCACTACTGCTTGAGACGGATTCATGGCTTTCGTCTGCAAAACACAAAATGCCTTTCTGTGGTGGACATGTGGAAGAAACTGAATCATTCCAATATTGTACAGCTGAAAGAGGTGTTTACTACTAAAGCGTTCGGTGATAACTCATTGGTATTTGTATATAG CTATCATCCAGGATCAGAGACACTTCTGAACAAGCATTTCTCTATCGATCAGCCGGGGTACATGGACCCGTTCATCAACGACAAATCGACTCCCATGCCCTACAGTTACCAGAAGAATAATTTGCTTAGGCACCAGCAAAACAATAAGCTTCCGGAGCCACTAATTTGGAACTACATAATCCAATTAACATCAGCGCTTCGATTGATCCATTCGAATGTTCTGGCTTGTCGCAGTCTGGACCCAACGAAAATCGTTTTAACCTCGAAGAATCG tttgagACTGAGTTGTTTAGCCGTAATGGACGTGGTGTTGCACGACAGCAATTCCGCATTGAACCACCTGGCTTTGGTGCATCATTATCAACAGGAGGATCTCACTGCTCTGGGGAAGTTGGTGCTGGCATTAGCCTGCAAATCAACG GTTGCAGTGCAACGGGAAAACATTTCAACTGCCCTGGACATAGTGAACCGTACTTACACTATAGACTTAAGAAACTTAATCATGTACCTCTTAGCGAACCAAAGGAGAAGCGTCACGGATTTGATGCCAATGATAGGAGCAAG GTTTTACACGCAGCTAGACAACGTGCACAACCAGGTGGAGATCCTGGAGGGCGAACTAACGAAAGAGGTGCAAAACGGTCGTCTCTTCAGGCTGATGAGCAAACTGGCTACCATCAACGAACGGCCGGAATTCAACATGGCGAGTACATGGGCCGAAACAGGGGATCGATACATGCTGAAGCTGTTTCGGGATTACGTATTTCATCAAGTGACCGAAGAGGGCCAACCCTGGATCGACATGGCCCACATCGTCCAATGCCTGAATAAACTAGATGTCGGCGTACCTGAGAAAATTTGCCTCATGTCTCGAGACGAGCAGAGCATCCTCGTCGTGTCTTACGCTGAGCTGAAGCACTGCTTGGAACAGTCTTTTCAGGAATTATCCAGCAGTGCGGCGTTGCACCACGATTTAGCAACGGGTGACGAGAAAGAGTAG